A single genomic interval of Granulicella tundricola MP5ACTX9 harbors:
- a CDS encoding ATP-binding protein, whose translation MRSLLLVSLLALSFGLTAVSLVAVRFTLHRQIQRDLSSDLQHSVDTFLNLENQRREMLARETALLADLPSLKALMTTQDARTIQDGGKDFWEISGSDLFQLYDRSGHLVASYRRGLTDTGKPGSGETDAALHEAIELPDQPGTLPIGGKLYEVVAQPLSFGSRVDGTFLGYVVLGSAIDQRVAQEVSQAAAAEVAFTIGAKVAVTTLKAPLAKDFDGNLTLRGLQPGQMANVTLGNERYLAKAMTLCANGCTMPNKVHLVVLRSYESERRLGLVINRWLVGLGMLALVLGTLIADSISRRVTRPLEALVDGARALGRGDFTYKLPGGGTAEIRELTRAFDHMRGGLETSQRALVDSERLATIGRMASSISHDLRHYISAIYANAEFLSLEATPQVEREELIFEVQTAVHGMTDLLDSLLGFSKTGRSLLPSYESIPYLVERAAGLLRAHPEARAIELRLDELPSVEAWVDATKFVRAVFNLLLNACQAARRGGLVPAVTVELSEDEKRIVLKIIDNGLGVPASFATTIFEPFVSTGRENGTGLGLTLAQHIAQEHGGMVRLEESAPGRTVFTLSLYKEALNRLRETPVAVALKAGSQETAWRDQ comes from the coding sequence ATGCGCAGCTTATTGCTGGTGTCTTTGTTGGCGCTCTCGTTTGGGCTGACCGCGGTGAGCCTGGTGGCGGTGCGGTTTACGCTGCACCGACAGATTCAGCGGGATCTGAGCTCTGATCTGCAGCACTCTGTTGACACATTTCTTAATCTGGAGAATCAACGGCGGGAGATGCTGGCAAGGGAGACTGCGCTGCTGGCCGATCTGCCGAGCCTGAAGGCGCTGATGACGACGCAGGATGCGCGCACGATCCAGGATGGCGGCAAGGACTTCTGGGAGATCAGCGGAAGCGACCTGTTCCAGCTTTACGACCGAAGTGGGCATCTGGTGGCCTCTTATCGACGCGGGCTTACGGATACGGGCAAGCCGGGGAGCGGAGAGACGGATGCGGCTCTGCATGAGGCGATTGAGCTACCGGATCAACCAGGGACGCTGCCTATCGGGGGCAAACTGTATGAGGTGGTGGCGCAGCCGCTTTCGTTTGGTTCAAGGGTAGATGGGACGTTTCTGGGTTACGTGGTGCTGGGGTCTGCGATCGACCAGCGCGTGGCGCAGGAGGTGAGCCAGGCTGCTGCGGCGGAGGTAGCCTTCACGATTGGAGCGAAGGTTGCGGTGACGACGTTGAAGGCTCCTTTGGCGAAGGACTTCGATGGGAACCTGACACTGCGCGGTCTGCAGCCTGGACAAATGGCAAATGTGACGCTGGGCAACGAACGATACCTGGCGAAGGCGATGACGTTGTGCGCCAACGGATGCACGATGCCCAACAAGGTACATCTGGTGGTCCTGCGGTCTTACGAGAGTGAGAGGCGGCTGGGGCTGGTGATCAATCGCTGGCTGGTGGGGCTGGGGATGTTGGCGCTGGTGCTGGGGACGCTGATTGCGGACTCGATCTCGCGGCGTGTGACGCGACCACTAGAGGCGCTGGTAGATGGAGCCAGGGCGCTGGGTCGCGGAGACTTTACGTACAAGTTGCCGGGCGGCGGGACGGCGGAGATCCGGGAGTTGACGCGGGCGTTCGACCATATGCGAGGGGGACTGGAGACTTCGCAACGGGCGCTGGTGGACTCTGAACGGCTGGCGACGATTGGCCGGATGGCGAGCTCGATCTCTCACGATCTGCGGCACTACATCTCTGCGATCTATGCGAACGCGGAGTTCCTCTCGCTGGAGGCGACTCCACAGGTTGAGCGCGAGGAGCTGATCTTTGAGGTGCAGACGGCGGTGCATGGGATGACCGATCTACTGGACTCGCTGCTGGGCTTTTCCAAGACGGGCAGGTCGCTGCTGCCGAGTTATGAATCGATTCCCTACCTGGTGGAGCGCGCGGCGGGGCTGCTGAGGGCGCATCCGGAGGCGAGGGCGATCGAACTGCGGCTGGATGAGCTGCCGAGCGTCGAGGCTTGGGTGGATGCGACGAAGTTCGTGCGGGCGGTATTCAACCTGCTGCTGAATGCATGCCAGGCGGCGCGGCGCGGAGGTCTGGTGCCGGCTGTGACGGTAGAGTTGAGCGAGGATGAAAAGAGGATCGTGCTGAAGATTATCGACAATGGGCTGGGGGTGCCAGCATCGTTTGCGACGACGATCTTTGAGCCGTTTGTGAGCACGGGGCGCGAGAATGGGACGGGGCTGGGGTTGACGCTGGCTCAGCATATCGCACAGGAGCATGGGGGGATGGTGCGGCTGGAGGAGTCTGCACCGGGGCGGACGGTGTTTACGCTGAGCCTGTACAAGGAGGCATTGAACCGGCTGCGGGAGACGCCGGTGGCGGTGGCGTTGAAGGCAGGATCGCAGGAGACGGCATGGAGGGATCAATGA
- a CDS encoding putative sugar O-methyltransferase, with amino-acid sequence MRRSARAGKRRFAHDERYILQSVTDGFLPHTSEGTEDEALLQRICTAYKKAVAQEGCASDIYQATGWWQQVRTRSLGPVMKALLASDTKALHALYRNFFRDSCSAGLISIPPGMAKAYFQGGMRDLHRHYYLQDVLQSIDYWRLQTEGRFAIKELAGPAIGNPFGAFIEGTLVESGAEYRHGCAQSIKDRLIDPASAVAEIGGGFGGMAYYLLRNQHGMRYINFDVPESLALAAYYLGTAFPALKLLLFGEVEVTQRNIEQADVILMPLSQLEVLPQNSVALTFSAHAMSDLGNGAMAVYLQQVERISQDAFLYIGHEKGHQRLSATMAARAVPLQLVKSSGSDWNRHRSPETREVETLYKPSH; translated from the coding sequence GTGAGGCGATCGGCACGGGCAGGGAAACGCCGATTCGCGCATGACGAGCGTTATATCCTTCAGAGTGTCACCGACGGCTTCCTGCCGCATACCAGCGAGGGCACCGAAGACGAAGCATTGCTGCAGCGTATCTGTACGGCGTACAAGAAGGCGGTCGCCCAGGAAGGATGCGCGTCGGACATCTATCAGGCCACCGGCTGGTGGCAGCAGGTGCGGACCAGAAGCCTGGGTCCGGTGATGAAAGCTTTACTTGCAAGTGACACGAAAGCCCTGCATGCGCTTTACCGGAACTTCTTCCGAGATTCCTGTTCAGCCGGTTTGATCTCCATCCCACCCGGCATGGCGAAGGCCTACTTCCAAGGCGGCATGCGTGATCTTCATCGTCACTACTATCTGCAGGATGTTCTTCAGAGCATCGATTACTGGCGACTCCAGACAGAAGGCCGCTTTGCCATCAAGGAGCTTGCAGGACCAGCTATCGGCAATCCTTTCGGTGCCTTTATTGAAGGGACGCTCGTTGAATCAGGAGCGGAGTATCGCCACGGCTGCGCTCAAAGCATCAAAGATCGACTCATCGATCCGGCCAGCGCAGTGGCGGAGATAGGCGGTGGCTTCGGTGGCATGGCCTACTACCTGCTTCGGAATCAGCATGGAATGAGGTACATCAACTTCGATGTCCCTGAAAGTCTTGCACTCGCGGCCTACTATCTGGGTACGGCATTTCCGGCATTGAAGCTGCTCTTATTTGGTGAGGTTGAGGTGACTCAGCGCAACATCGAGCAGGCCGATGTGATCCTCATGCCGCTGTCGCAGCTTGAAGTTCTACCGCAAAACTCTGTAGCTCTCACCTTCAGCGCCCACGCCATGTCTGACCTTGGCAACGGAGCCATGGCCGTCTACCTGCAACAGGTAGAAAGAATCTCGCAGGACGCTTTTCTTTATATCGGTCATGAAAAAGGTCACCAGCGTTTATCGGCAACAATGGCTGCGCGTGCCGTCCCTCTCCAATTGGTCAAATCGTCCGGCTCCGATTGGAACCGGCACCGCAGCCCTGAGACGCGTGAAGTGGAAACTCTCTACAAGCCGTCTCACTGA
- a CDS encoding cupredoxin domain-containing protein, translated as MKRCGLVMAAAAGMAHAQGATVDLRVNVESHRMNGAKTADGATEQVIAWLTPMKTDATHPPVPAHGYVLTQKNKMFTPHLLVVPTGSSVEFPNLDPFFHNVFSLFNGRRFDLGLYEAGSRRSVRFDHDGVSYIFCNIHPEMGAVIVSLSTPYYSVSRKDGSLAIANVPAGDYELNVWAENVSAADLAAARQNIHVSEQGLRLPAMTLQASSSMAGKHLNKFGEEYKKSDQDPY; from the coding sequence ATGAAGCGATGCGGCCTGGTGATGGCCGCGGCTGCCGGCATGGCCCATGCCCAGGGCGCGACCGTAGATCTGCGGGTCAATGTCGAGTCACACCGGATGAATGGAGCGAAGACGGCGGATGGCGCGACGGAACAGGTGATCGCCTGGCTGACGCCGATGAAAACCGATGCCACGCATCCTCCCGTGCCGGCTCATGGCTATGTGCTGACGCAGAAGAACAAGATGTTCACGCCGCACCTGCTGGTGGTTCCAACGGGATCAAGCGTGGAGTTCCCGAATCTGGACCCGTTCTTCCACAATGTATTTTCCCTGTTCAACGGACGGCGTTTCGACCTGGGACTCTATGAAGCGGGAAGCCGGCGTTCGGTGCGCTTCGATCATGACGGCGTGTCCTACATCTTCTGCAATATTCATCCGGAGATGGGAGCGGTGATCGTGTCGTTGAGCACGCCTTACTACTCGGTCTCCCGGAAGGATGGATCGCTGGCGATTGCGAATGTTCCTGCGGGCGACTATGAGTTGAACGTGTGGGCGGAGAACGTATCGGCGGCTGATCTTGCTGCGGCTCGGCAAAATATTCATGTCTCCGAGCAGGGTCTGCGGCTGCCTGCGATGACGTTGCAGGCAAGCTCCTCCATGGCGGGCAAACATCTGAATAAATTTGGCGAAGAGTACAAGAAGTCGGATCAGGACCCGTACTGA
- a CDS encoding sporulation domain-containing protein — MHLWSDYEGKTIAGAYPLGQLIRPEGRTAFFSTSNGTGIPAVIRLTESLNDEGEMLERWRQVTAVNQDNLVAIKSFGQTNFEGTPLAYALLELTDASLADILAERALTPQEAHEVASSLLAALQALHASGLVHEHIEPANVMAVGEVIKLRSDCVRECILNPDDATPAHCAELKQRDVHDLAVLLLQVLTLQKKLTPAIKLPAPFDKIVSYGIDGTWGLTEIDAALHPPVIKPLVPESVIAAATQQHPQRISPSPQSESPNPALHVRRISNTVQPAPRSMAFWAACSAGALVLIFLAWLFLHGSSKPATPVPTAAVVTPAKPQTIDDAPTPKLSASASTDGVVHTAVATSQTQAGWHVVAFTYNREDQAWHKVATIRDAHPALSPEVFAPSGRGPFLVALGGAMSESEANVMRNKARRDGMPRDTFIRRYGPR; from the coding sequence ATGCATCTTTGGAGCGACTACGAAGGCAAGACCATTGCCGGAGCCTACCCCCTGGGCCAGCTTATCCGGCCCGAAGGCCGCACGGCCTTCTTCTCCACCTCCAACGGCACCGGCATCCCCGCCGTCATCCGCCTCACAGAATCCTTGAATGACGAAGGAGAAATGCTTGAGCGCTGGCGTCAGGTCACCGCCGTCAACCAGGACAACCTCGTCGCCATCAAGTCTTTCGGCCAGACCAACTTCGAAGGCACACCGCTCGCCTACGCACTTCTCGAACTCACCGACGCCAGCCTTGCAGACATCCTCGCCGAGCGCGCCCTTACCCCCCAGGAAGCCCACGAAGTCGCCTCCAGCCTCCTCGCAGCCCTACAGGCACTCCACGCGAGCGGCCTCGTCCATGAGCACATCGAACCCGCCAATGTCATGGCCGTCGGTGAGGTCATTAAGCTCCGCAGCGACTGCGTCCGCGAGTGCATCCTCAATCCCGACGACGCCACCCCCGCCCACTGCGCCGAACTCAAACAACGCGACGTCCACGATCTCGCCGTCCTCCTTCTGCAGGTGCTCACCCTCCAGAAAAAGCTCACGCCCGCAATCAAGCTACCCGCCCCCTTCGACAAGATCGTCTCCTACGGCATCGACGGCACCTGGGGTCTTACGGAGATCGACGCAGCCCTTCACCCGCCCGTCATCAAACCACTCGTCCCGGAGAGCGTAATCGCCGCCGCAACTCAGCAGCATCCGCAGAGAATCTCTCCGTCTCCGCAGTCAGAAAGCCCCAATCCCGCGCTCCACGTCCGCCGCATCAGCAACACGGTGCAGCCTGCCCCTCGCTCGATGGCGTTCTGGGCGGCCTGTTCAGCCGGTGCCCTGGTCCTGATCTTCCTCGCGTGGCTCTTCCTGCACGGCAGCAGCAAACCGGCCACCCCCGTACCCACCGCCGCTGTCGTAACCCCGGCCAAACCTCAGACCATCGACGATGCGCCCACGCCAAAGCTCTCCGCCTCCGCCAGCACGGACGGTGTCGTACACACCGCGGTCGCAACCTCTCAGACGCAGGCCGGCTGGCACGTAGTCGCCTTCACTTATAACCGGGAAGATCAAGCCTGGCACAAGGTCGCCACAATCCGCGACGCCCACCCCGCGCTTAGCCCAGAGGTCTTCGCGCCTTCCGGCCGCGGCCCATTCCTGGTAGCCCTCGGTGGTGCCATGAGCGAAAGCGAAGCCAACGTCATGCGCAACAAGGCTCGCCGTGACGGCATGCCGCGCGACACCTTCATTCGCAGATACGGCCCACGCTAG
- a CDS encoding nucleotidyltransferase domain-containing protein — protein sequence MNQTQSNPFRQQHRGRHSLREAVLAAFSQPPYVVAEQLSGFSEREWKSNLKWLDTSGLALYLLGHLQELGVGEVLPTKIVLRLRRNLIDNRARNSGLLTETAEINVALQREGVLFANLKGVTLSPDAVPDPALRCQLDQDFLVSAEQADTAAHVLERSGYMLHCVSGDTWEFKAGASSVAHIRDLYKAKPQRSAELHLAPADGLLGRVQLRSFHGTAFPVLSPVDLYIEQAMHLFGHVCSPFTRTSWLLEYRRHMLARGDDEMFWEELEGRIADEPKAALALGLVTLLAVETFGDVPPKALSRLIASEVAPAVQLWVRLYGQRLLVADFPGTKLYLLLEDELQPSSARAAAKGRSRLIPSQRPLNITQAEPEESVLSRLRRSRSQTSYILFRLRFHCVEGIRYVLESSRFKRLLTGLAH from the coding sequence ATGAATCAAACTCAATCCAATCCGTTCAGGCAACAGCATCGCGGCCGGCATAGCCTGCGCGAGGCGGTGCTGGCTGCATTCTCCCAACCGCCGTATGTAGTGGCGGAACAACTGAGCGGTTTCAGTGAGCGTGAGTGGAAGAGCAACCTGAAGTGGCTTGACACCAGCGGCCTTGCGCTCTATCTGCTGGGACATCTACAAGAGCTTGGCGTTGGAGAAGTGCTGCCGACGAAGATCGTGCTGCGCCTGCGCCGGAATCTTATAGACAACCGCGCGAGGAACTCCGGCCTGCTGACCGAGACTGCCGAGATCAATGTAGCCCTGCAGCGCGAAGGCGTGCTGTTCGCGAATTTGAAAGGCGTCACGCTTTCGCCGGATGCAGTTCCCGATCCCGCACTGCGCTGCCAGTTGGACCAGGATTTTCTTGTGAGCGCCGAGCAGGCAGACACCGCCGCTCATGTTCTGGAGCGCAGTGGCTACATGCTTCATTGCGTCAGTGGCGACACCTGGGAGTTCAAGGCCGGGGCATCGAGCGTAGCGCACATCCGCGACCTCTACAAGGCGAAGCCACAGCGCTCTGCCGAGTTGCATCTTGCACCGGCCGATGGGCTGCTGGGTCGGGTACAGCTTCGATCCTTTCACGGGACCGCGTTTCCCGTGCTGTCTCCAGTCGATCTTTATATTGAACAGGCGATGCATCTCTTCGGGCATGTATGCAGCCCGTTCACGCGGACTTCCTGGCTGCTGGAGTATCGGCGGCATATGCTGGCGCGCGGTGACGACGAGATGTTCTGGGAGGAGCTCGAAGGACGGATAGCAGATGAGCCTAAGGCCGCGCTCGCATTGGGCTTGGTGACGCTGCTTGCGGTAGAGACCTTTGGTGATGTGCCGCCCAAGGCGTTGTCCCGTCTGATTGCGAGCGAAGTAGCCCCTGCCGTGCAGCTCTGGGTTCGCCTTTATGGACAACGGCTGCTCGTTGCCGACTTCCCCGGAACCAAACTTTACCTGCTGCTGGAAGATGAGCTTCAGCCAAGCTCTGCAAGAGCCGCTGCCAAAGGCCGGAGCAGACTGATTCCGTCGCAACGGCCGCTGAACATTACGCAGGCGGAGCCGGAGGAGTCTGTACTTTCTAGGCTACGCCGGTCGCGTTCGCAGACCAGCTATATTCTCTTTCGCCTTCGGTTTCATTGCGTCGAAGGTATTCGGTACGTGCTTGAATCCTCGCGATTCAAGCGGCTTCTGACGGGACTTGCCCATTGA
- a CDS encoding cupredoxin domain-containing protein, whose product MKIRYVLLSTVLCLVFAASYIARPTAAQGAPKRIEVTASKFKYEPSEVTVKKGEPVVIVLKSTDVAHGIKFKELNLQAKVDKGGTGELAFTPDKTGDYVGHCSVFCGAGHGSMTLTLHVTE is encoded by the coding sequence ATGAAGATCCGTTACGTTCTGCTTTCTACCGTGCTCTGTCTCGTCTTCGCCGCCTCGTACATCGCGCGGCCGACCGCAGCGCAAGGTGCACCGAAGCGCATTGAAGTGACCGCCAGCAAGTTCAAATATGAGCCATCCGAGGTCACCGTGAAGAAGGGTGAGCCCGTCGTCATCGTGTTGAAGAGCACGGATGTAGCCCACGGCATCAAGTTCAAGGAATTGAACCTGCAGGCGAAGGTGGACAAGGGCGGCACGGGTGAACTGGCCTTCACCCCGGATAAAACGGGCGATTATGTAGGTCATTGCTCTGTATTCTGCGGCGCCGGGCACGGCTCCATGACGTTGACGCTGCATGTGACGGAGTAG
- a CDS encoding flavin reductase, producing MPIDKKLRRLLRDLLFGGPILPQEFTIGLKDPAAEIAVWLEGMGAPLDVSSRLSTACSSPFLICLSFEESLLPDSAQRSHLSLHFREREGDQSLLGRIDLRFISRFKVSDLHLLLFEARAAANYCLSARIIWPQYLFQTYARWRKPNTSGMSMTFLEQRAAMVTFIRPHPIMLVSAADRSGGNLFPMNIMGELGSGRIAFALKTSRTAAPLIQRTGRAVLSNVPFTQASTVYRLAPQHFAVSIDWTQLPFGTNPSRILGVPVPVFALRVREVQIEHVQPLGSHTLFIARILSDETPAEGETLCAVHGFYQARRLKTSAPALHESLLDDRRNKLV from the coding sequence ATGCCCATCGACAAGAAACTCCGCCGTCTCCTGAGGGATCTGTTATTCGGCGGACCCATCCTCCCGCAGGAGTTCACCATTGGGCTGAAAGACCCGGCGGCTGAGATTGCCGTCTGGCTGGAAGGCATGGGCGCACCGTTGGACGTGTCCTCCCGCCTCTCGACAGCATGCTCCTCTCCATTCCTCATCTGTCTCTCGTTTGAGGAATCTTTACTCCCAGACTCCGCTCAAAGGTCCCATCTCTCCCTTCACTTTCGCGAAAGGGAAGGCGATCAAAGCCTGCTCGGTCGCATCGATCTCAGGTTTATAAGCCGATTCAAAGTAAGTGACCTGCATCTCCTCCTGTTCGAAGCCCGTGCCGCTGCAAATTACTGTCTGTCAGCCAGGATCATCTGGCCTCAGTACCTCTTCCAGACCTATGCACGCTGGCGAAAGCCAAACACCTCGGGCATGTCGATGACCTTTCTTGAGCAACGCGCCGCAATGGTCACCTTCATTCGTCCGCACCCCATCATGCTCGTAAGCGCGGCCGACCGGTCCGGAGGCAATCTATTCCCCATGAACATCATGGGAGAGCTTGGTTCGGGTCGCATCGCCTTTGCCCTCAAGACCTCTCGGACGGCAGCCCCTCTGATTCAGCGAACCGGCCGTGCTGTGCTGAGCAACGTACCTTTCACCCAGGCCTCGACCGTCTATCGGCTGGCACCGCAGCACTTCGCCGTTTCGATCGACTGGACCCAACTCCCGTTCGGCACCAATCCATCCCGGATACTCGGAGTCCCTGTCCCAGTCTTTGCTCTGCGTGTCCGGGAGGTGCAGATCGAACACGTGCAGCCACTCGGCAGCCACACCCTCTTCATCGCTCGAATTCTGAGTGACGAAACTCCAGCCGAAGGTGAAACCCTCTGTGCGGTCCACGGCTTCTACCAGGCACGCAGACTCAAAACGAGCGCACCCGCGCTCCATGAGTCGCTGCTGGACGATCGACGCAACAAGCTCGTCTGA
- a CDS encoding response regulator transcription factor, with protein MNTILVVEDDVRIQKALQRQFSSEGYAVRVVSEGTEAARVCREIKPVAVVLDLMLPGISGRDICRQIKTDSVDTPVIILSAISEVADKVLLLEIGADDYVTKPFSPRELLARVQAAIRRAARTVEAQASAHAAGGAAADAEPALCVFGSVTADLLKMEVKREGVEVTLTAHEFKLLRYFLTHVDRVITREELLQDVWGYNFFPTTRIVDNQVLKLRQKLEADPAHPVHFRTVHGIGYKFVVTP; from the coding sequence ATGAATACGATTCTGGTCGTGGAAGACGATGTACGGATTCAAAAGGCGCTGCAGCGGCAGTTCAGCTCTGAAGGCTACGCGGTGCGCGTGGTGAGCGAAGGAACGGAGGCTGCGCGGGTCTGCCGCGAGATCAAACCGGTGGCGGTGGTGCTGGACCTGATGCTGCCCGGAATCTCCGGGCGGGACATCTGCAGACAGATCAAGACGGACTCCGTGGATACGCCAGTGATCATCTTGAGCGCGATCAGCGAGGTGGCGGACAAGGTACTGCTGCTGGAGATTGGCGCGGACGACTACGTGACGAAGCCATTCAGCCCACGGGAGTTGCTGGCACGGGTGCAGGCGGCGATCCGCAGGGCGGCGCGGACGGTGGAGGCGCAGGCAAGCGCGCACGCCGCGGGTGGAGCGGCCGCGGATGCGGAGCCCGCACTGTGCGTGTTTGGGAGTGTGACGGCCGACCTGCTGAAGATGGAGGTGAAGCGGGAGGGAGTGGAGGTGACGCTGACGGCGCATGAGTTCAAGCTGTTGCGGTACTTCCTGACGCATGTGGACCGGGTGATTACGCGGGAAGAGCTGCTGCAGGATGTCTGGGGCTACAACTTCTTTCCGACGACCCGGATTGTGGACAACCAGGTGCTGAAGTTGAGGCAGAAGCTGGAGGCCGACCCGGCGCATCCGGTCCACTTCCGCACGGTGCACGGGATTGGGTACAAGTTCGTGGTGACGCCATAG
- a CDS encoding c-type cytochrome codes for MKTSLTVAALGAMVALGGCKADPPGAMETRVVVAAKHSLFVHNKSEKNPLPDTPETVAAGKEAFGHYCAACHGIDGQNTGVPFADRMSPPVPSLASADVQRYTDGQLKWVIDYGLWPSGMPGSKGMLSDEEIWSIVRYTRHLPPAGSAGEPEMYSH; via the coding sequence ATGAAGACCTCTCTGACTGTGGCGGCTTTGGGAGCGATGGTTGCGCTGGGCGGATGCAAGGCCGATCCGCCGGGCGCGATGGAGACGCGGGTTGTGGTGGCCGCCAAGCACAGCTTGTTCGTTCACAACAAGAGCGAGAAGAATCCTCTGCCTGATACCCCGGAGACGGTCGCCGCAGGCAAGGAGGCCTTTGGGCACTACTGTGCGGCCTGCCATGGCATCGACGGACAGAACACGGGCGTGCCGTTTGCGGATCGCATGTCGCCGCCGGTTCCTTCGCTGGCCTCCGCAGATGTGCAGCGTTACACCGATGGGCAGTTGAAGTGGGTGATCGACTATGGTCTTTGGCCGAGCGGCATGCCTGGGTCCAAGGGCATGTTGAGCGATGAAGAGATCTGGTCGATCGTCCGCTATACACGCCATCTGCCGCCGGCAGGCAGTGCGGGAGAGCCGGAGATGTACAGCCACTAA